One Phlebotomus papatasi isolate M1 unplaced genomic scaffold, Ppap_2.1 HiC_scaffold_45, whole genome shotgun sequence genomic window carries:
- the LOC129809212 gene encoding uncharacterized protein LOC129809212 has translation MPTKVASRASYKGQLTGVKNQIEKFSKNPSTFKDPTVELETLKDTVERIERKFLEVQSLILQEADPTQKEAEEGASSTFEVSQLLKFVSKHLEEQRRQRITEQFSTHGKDKPNTPPPASGDKSNPSSLSCTEDGRGNSSRVLLATARVRILDCHSNVHYCRVILDAGSQVNLITTRLCQRLALPMSPSNCLVQGIGASSHTTRHQVSARIQVDKNDSNEIIPLDCLVMKRITGDQPSQNLNTESISIPSNFVLADPEWNKSKPIDLLIGGQLFWHLLLEETHTFSPNSPLLKASVFGWLVVGPYSNAETQSSARATSTLASIDSAIRKFWEIEEIPQGFEPDKEHRDVEEFFTSTTTRNRNHNKLFHDAFPSTSTHGKDKPNTPPPASGDKSNPSSLSCTEDGRGNSSRVLLATARVRILDCHSNVHYCRVILDAGSQVNLITTRLCQRLALPMSPSNCLVQGIGASSHTTRHQVSARIQVDKNDSNEIIPLDCLVMKRITGDQPSQNLNTESISIPSNFVLADPEWNKSKPIDLLIGGQLFWHLLLEETHTFSPNSPLLKASVFGWLVVGPYSNAETQSSARATSTLASIDSAIRKFWEIEEIPQGFETDKEHRDVEEFFTSTTTRNSEGRYVVRLPLNDNIKHLGNNRFSSVKQLLYLEKRLNKNEELKQEYSKVIEEYFQLGIVELVPHDELNLPSFYLPHHCVVKEHSTTTKVRIVFNASAKSQTGLSLNDCLKVGPIVQPTLVTILWRFRLHQFALTCDITKMYLQIQLHSSDRDFQRFVWRKDSSDTIKDYRFRTVCFGVAPSPFLATRAINQLADDEGNKFPLAASPIKSNFYVDDGLISVPDQGTLFELKQQLIQIMDCACIKLAKFRTNCDDLKEMSSNDQNDLTFSDHIVKTLGMIWNPELDTFQYKVSLPVQSTEVSKRQMLSTLARIFDPIGLINPIVVVAKMLLQEAWSYKDINWDTPVPTDLQRKWSAFMQDLPGVETLRIPRWVSEVSSPVSMELHAFSDASTLGYGAALFLVSVDSNGHRSARILTAKSRITPLKPKDSATVALTIPKAELCGAVMATKLMEQVSQSLEISKRFFWSDATVILYQLHSPSEKREKFVRNRVHEILKSSEAKDWRYVPTKENPADLLSRGSSSSQLIKSDLWWLGPSWLRESEERWPPKFDVLCLPPIHDRTNIGCVNIAVQKNDFMSIYEKLISRVSSFRRMQRSLAFIVRAVSLFKQKLTSKSSEPLHGPLTLGELKYAETLLIRWDQEEHLSPVFAAIKTKSINSDPKLRFIRQLRPFVDDDGVIRIGGRLENSPESYDMRHPRLLPKGKLAELIAKQFHTDLLHAGPQLLLAGLRQKFWPLGGRNLTRKVSRECVRCVKVDPPTQEQLMGDLLEQRVTHLRPFKSTGVDFAGPLILKTGFRKGTTTKAYIALFVCMSTKALHLELVSSLTTEAFIASLRRLVARRGIPSHIFSDNGTTFVGADRELKNLLTSSASQEEITTFLSTLEVQWVFQPPRAPHHGGLWEAAVRSCKYHLKRILGQTPLNYEEMCTVLCQVEAVLNSRPIIPVSSSVDDPPYITPGHFLLGAPPAQLPDPTLHHLPINHLDRWQLCQKLQQDFIKRWKKEYLHALQIRSKWSKEHSNLEVGDVVLFMEDQLPSTQWPMGIITEVFPGKDGKTRVINVKTTRGVFKRPVTKVVLLPKSD, from the exons ATGCCAACCAAGGTAGCCAGTCGTGCTTCCTACAAGGGCCAGTTGACTGGGGTGAAGAACCAGATAGAgaagttttccaaaaatccaAGCACCTTCAAGGATCCCACCGTTGAATTGGAGACTCTGAAGGACACCGTCGAAAGGATTGAGAGAAAATTTCTGGAGGTTCAGTCTCTCATTCTCCAAGAAGCTGATCCCACGCAGAAGGAGGCAGAGGAGG GTGCATCTTCAACTTTTGAGGTCTCCCAGCTCCTGAAGTTTGTGTCCAAGCACTTAGAGGAGCAGCGTAGGCAGCGCATCACTGAACAATTCAG CACGCATGGAAAGGATAAACCTAATACCCCTCCGCCGGCATCCGGAGATAAATCAAACCCATCTTCTTTGAGTTGTACTGAAGACGGGAGAGGTAATTCTTCTCGAGTCCTTTTAGCCACTGCTCGTGTGAGAATTCTCGATTGTCATTCCAATGTCCATTATTGCCGAGTCATTTTGGACGCAGGTTCTCAAGTCAATTTGATCACCACTAGACTTTGCCAGAGACTTGCCCTTCCCATGTCACCATCAAACTGTCTTGTTCAAGGGATTGGTGCCAGTTCTCACACCACTCGTCACCAGGTGTCTGCAAGAATCCAGGTAGATAAAAATGATAGCAATGAGATCATACCTTTGGATTGTCTTGTGATGAAGCGGATTACTGGTGATCAGCCCAGTCAGAACCTGAATACAGAATCAATTTCTATTCCATCCAATTTCGTCCTTGCTGATCCAGAATGGAACAAGAGCAAGCCCATCGATTTGTTGATTGGTGGTCAACTGTTCTGGCATTTATTGCTTGAAGAAACCCACACATTTTCCCCAAATTCTCCTTTGCTAAAGGCCAGTGTCTTTGGATGGCTAGTGGTTGGGCCCTATTCCAATGCAGAGACTCAATCGTCAGCACGAGCCACTTCCACTTTAGCCAGTATAGACTCTGCAATTAGGAAATTTTGGGAGATTGAGGAGATTCCTCAGGGTTTTGAGCCTGATAAAGAGCATAGGGATGTTGAGGAATTTTTCACATCTACTACTACCAGAAACA GAAATCATAATAAACTGTTTCATGATGCATTTCCCTCAACCAGCACGCATGGAAAGGATAAACCTAATACCCCTCCGCCGGCATCCGGAGATAAATCAAACCCATCTTCTTTGAGTTGTACTGAAGACGGGAGAGGTAATTCTTCTCGAGTCCTTTTAGCCACTGCTCGTGTGAGAATTCTCGATTGTCATTCCAATGTCCATTATTGCCGAGTCATTTTGGACGCAGGTTCTCAAGTCAATTTGATCACCACTAGACTTTGCCAGAGACTTGCCCTTCCCATGTCACCATCAAACTGTCTTGTTCAAGGGATTGGTGCCAGTTCTCACACCACTCGTCACCAGGTGTCTGCAAGAATCCAGGTAGATAAAAATGATAGCAATGAGATCATACCTTTGGATTGTCTTGTGATGAAGCGGATTACTGGTGATCAGCCCAGTCAGAACCTGAATACAGAATCAATTTCTATTCCATCCAATTTCGTCCTTGCTGATCCAGAATGGAACAAGAGCAAGCCCATCGATTTGTTGATTGGTGGTCAACTGTTCTGGCATTTATTGCTTGAAGAAACCCACACATTTTCCCCAAATTCTCCTTTGCTAAAGGCCAGTGTCTTTGGATGGCTAGTGGTTGGGCCCTATTCCAATGCAGAGACTCAATCGTCAGCACGAGCCACTTCCACTTTAGCCAGTATAGACTCTGCAATTAGGAAATTTTGGGAGATTGAGGAGATTCCTCAGGGTTTTGAGACTGATAAAGAGCATAGGGATGTTGAGGAATTTTTCACATCTACTACTACCAGAAACAGTGAGGGTCGTTATGTTGTTCGCCTTCCCCTAAACGATAACATCAAGCACCTGGGCAATAATCGATTTTCGTCAGTGAAGCAGCTCTTGTACCTGGAAAAAAGGCTCAACAAGAACGAGGAACTCAAGCAGGAATACTCCAAGGTAATTGaggaatattttcaattggGCATCGTCGAACTTGTCCCTCACGATGAGCTCAATCTTCCCTCTTTTTACCTTCCCCACCATTGTGTGGTCAAGGAGCATTCCACTACCACCAAAGTGAGAATTGTTTTTAATGCGAGTGCGAAGTCTCAAACGGGCTTAAGTCTCAATGATTGCCTGAAAGTAGGACCCATCGTTCAGCCTACACTGGTTACAATCCTTTGGAGATTCCGTCTTCACCAATTCGCACTCACTTGTGATATTACGAAGATGTACCTTCAGATTCAGCTTCACTCAAGTGATCGAGATTTCCAAAGATTTGTTTGGAGAAAGGACTCATCAGACACTATCAAGGACTATCGTTTTCGCACTGTATGTTTTGGTGTTGCCCCATCGCCTTTTCTTGCCACTCGTGCAATTAATCAATTAGCAGACGATGAAGGGAACAAATTTCCATTGGCAGCATCTCCAATTAAGTCCAATTTTTATGTTGATGATGGTCTAATATCTGTTCCAGATCAGGGCACACTTTTTGAGTTGAAGCAGCAATTAATCCAAATAATGGATTGTGCGTGTATTAAATTGGCAAAATTCCGCACAAATTGTGATGATCTGAAAGAGATGTCTTCAAATGATCAGAATGACCTCACATTTTCTGATCACATTGTCAAAACTTTGGGGATGATTTGGAACCCTGAGTTAGATACATTTCAATACAAAGTTTCTCTACCAGTCCAGTCCACTGAAGTATCCAAGAGGCAGATGTTATCCACATTGGCTAGGATTTTCGATCCTATAGGTCTCATTAACCCAATTGTCGTGGTTGCAAAAATGTTACTTCAAGAGGCCTGGAGCTATAAGGACATTAACTGGGATACTCCCGTTCCTACAGATTTGCAAAGGAAATGGTCTGCTTTCATGCAGGATCTTCCAGGAGTCGAAACTCTGAGAATTCCAAGATGGGTGTCTGAAGTCTCCTCACCAGTATCCATGGAACTTCATGCATTTTCTGATGCCAGTACACTAGGATATGGCGCAGCTCTGTTCCTCGTTAGTGTGGATTCAAATGGCCATCGCTCAGCAAGGATTCTCACTGCCAAATCTAGAATAACTCCTTTGAAACCGAAAGATTCCGCTACTGTGGCTCTGACTATTCCCAAAGCTGAGTTATGTGGTGCTGTGATGGCCACCAAACTCATGGAACAAGTATCGCAGTCTCTTGAGATTTCGAAACGTTTCTTTTGGAGTGACGCTACTGTCATATTGTATCAGCTTCATTCTCCATCCGAAAAACGAGAGAAATTTGTTCGAAATCGAGTTCATGAGATTCTCAAATCATCCGAAGCTAAAGACTGGAGATATGTGCCCACCAAAGAAAATCCTGCGGATTTATTATCAAGAGGTTCTTCTTCCTCCCAACTTATCAAATCTGACCTGTGGTGGCTTGGACCCTCATGGTTAAGGGAGTCAGAGGAACGGTGGCCTCCAAAGTTCGATGTTTTATGCTTACCACCTATCCATGACAGAACAAATATTGGATGTGTAAATATTGCTGTCCAAAAGAACGACTTTATGTCCATCTACGAAAAATTAATATCAAGAGTTAGTAGTTTTCGTCGAATGCAGCGTTCATTGGCTTTTATTGTAAGAGCTGTGTCcctttttaagcaaaaattgaCGAGTAAATCTTCTGAGCCATTGCATGGTCCCTTGACTCTGGGGGAGCTCAAGTACGCTGAAACTTTACTCATCAGATGGGACCAGGAGGAACATCTTAGCCCTGTTTTCGCAGCAATCAAGACGAAATCAATCAATTCTGATCCCAAACTTAGATTTATTCGTCAGCTCAGGCCCTTTGTTGATGATGATGGTGTTATTCGCATCGGTGGTAGACTTGAAAATTCTCCTGAATCCTACGACATGCGCCATCCTCGTTTACTCCCTAAAGGAAAATTGGCTGAGCTGATAGCCAAGCAATTCCATACTGATTTGTTGCATGCTGGGCCACAATTGTTGCTGGCTGGACTTCGTCAGAAGTTTTGGCCACTTGGTGGACGAAATCTAACTCGCAAGGTCTCACGAGAATGTGTCAGGTGTGTGAAAGTGGATCCTCCTACTCAAGAACAACTCATGGGCGATCTTCTGGAACAGCGAGTGACTCATTTGCGTCCTTTTAAATCAACTGGAGTGGATTTCGCAGGTCCCTTGATTTTGAAAACAGGTTTCAGAAAGGGAACCACCACCAAGGCATATATTGCACTCTTTGTATGTATGTCAACAAAGGCTCTCCATTTAGAACTTGTGAGTTCGTTGACTACTGAGGCATTCATTGCATCCTTGCGGCGGTTAGTGGCACGGCGTGGGATTCCTTCTCACATCTTTTCGGACAATGGAACTACTTTTGTTGGGGCCGATAGAGAGCTCAAAAATCTTCTTACATCTTCAGCCTCCCAAGAAGAAATCACCACTTTTCTTTCCACTCTTGAAGTTCAGTGGGTGTTTCAGCCTCCCCGAGCGCCTCATCATGGGGGTTTATGGGAAGCTGCTGTACGTTCCTGTAAATATCACTTGAAACGGATTTTGGGACAAACTCCGCTCAATTACGAGGAAATGTGTACTGTTCTATGTCAAGTAGAAGCTGTTTTGAACAGTCGCCCCATTATCCCAGTCTCTTCTTCAGTGGATGATCCGCCATATATTACACCAGGACATTTCCTTCTTGGTGCTCCACCTGCTCAATTACCTGATCCCACTCttcaccatttgcctatcaaccATCTAGATCGCTGGCaactttgtcaaaaattgcagcAAGATTTCATCAAAAGGTGGAAGAAAGAATACTTGCATGCCTTGCAGATTAGATCGAAGTGGAGTAAAGAACATTCCAATTTGGAGGTGGGTGATGTTGTCCTATTTATGGAAGATCAATTGCCATCTACACAATGGCCAATGGGGATCATCACAGAGGTTTTTCCCGGCAAGGATGGCAAAACAAGGGTCATCAACGTGAAAACAACACGAGGAGTTTTCAAAAGACCAGTCACCAAAGTTGTGCTTCTTCCAAAGTCTGACTAA